A genomic stretch from Kribbella amoyensis includes:
- a CDS encoding DsrE family protein: MSRTLVIKLTAGAEEPERANQAFTVAASAVAAGAEVSLWLTGESVWFAVPGRAEEFDLPHAAPLADLLAGVLAGGRLTVCTQCAKRRDLTEADLLPGVRIAGAPAFTEEILAGNAQAIVY, translated from the coding sequence ATGTCCCGCACGCTGGTGATCAAGCTGACCGCAGGCGCCGAAGAACCCGAACGAGCCAACCAGGCGTTCACCGTCGCCGCCTCCGCCGTCGCGGCCGGCGCCGAGGTGTCGCTGTGGCTCACCGGCGAGTCCGTCTGGTTCGCCGTGCCGGGCCGGGCCGAGGAGTTCGACCTCCCGCACGCGGCCCCGCTCGCGGACCTGCTCGCCGGGGTCCTGGCCGGCGGCCGGCTGACGGTCTGTACGCAGTGCGCCAAGCGCCGCGACCTGACCGAGGCCGACCTGCTGCCCGGCGTCCGCATCGCCGGTGCACCTGCCTTCACCGAGGAGATCCTCGCCGGCAACGCCCAGGCGATCGTCTACTGA
- a CDS encoding FABP family protein, giving the protein MAFEIPQDLHPDLMPLAWLLGRWEGRGHGDYPTIEKFEFGQQIDFSHNGKPYLHYVSQTFVVGEDGTKERPLAVETGFWRPRPDNKVELVLAHPTGFAEIWYGEIDGAKIELRTDVIARTESAKEVTAGHRLYGLVKGELLWAYDMAAEGQPLQPHLWATLVRA; this is encoded by the coding sequence ATGGCGTTCGAGATCCCTCAGGACCTGCACCCCGACCTGATGCCGCTGGCCTGGCTGCTCGGCCGCTGGGAGGGTCGCGGGCACGGTGACTACCCGACGATCGAGAAGTTCGAGTTCGGCCAGCAGATCGACTTCAGCCACAACGGCAAGCCGTACCTGCACTACGTGAGCCAGACCTTCGTGGTCGGCGAGGACGGTACGAAGGAGCGGCCGCTCGCGGTCGAGACCGGGTTCTGGCGGCCGCGGCCGGACAACAAGGTCGAGCTGGTGCTGGCGCACCCGACCGGGTTCGCGGAGATCTGGTACGGCGAGATCGACGGGGCCAAGATCGAGCTGCGGACCGACGTGATCGCGCGGACCGAGTCCGCCAAGGAGGTCACCGCCGGCCACCGGCTGTACGGTCTGGTCAAGGGCGAGCTGCTCTGGGCGTACGACATGGCAGCCGAGGGTCAACCGCTGCAGCCGCACCTCTGGGCGACCCTCGTCCGGGCGTAA
- a CDS encoding response regulator, whose product MPEALRVLVVEDDPVAAEAHRTYVDRLTGFTCLGVAGTAARALQVLSRDQVDLVLLDMNLPDGHGLDVVRRMRAVGNQTDVVAVTSAREVAAVQAAARIGVVQYVLKPFAFETLRDRLTAYARQRRAADTGQVVADQDEVDRLLHPATVSSVPKGLAGSVLDRVVQLLGNHEGWTAEEVAAELGTSRITARRYLEHLADQGQALRTQRYDGRSGRPKVEYCWVAES is encoded by the coding sequence GTGCCTGAAGCGCTGCGGGTCCTCGTGGTCGAGGACGACCCGGTCGCCGCCGAGGCGCACCGCACGTACGTCGACCGGCTCACCGGATTCACCTGTCTCGGGGTCGCGGGGACGGCCGCGCGCGCGTTGCAGGTGCTCAGCCGGGACCAGGTGGACCTGGTGTTGCTGGACATGAACCTGCCGGACGGACACGGGCTCGACGTGGTCCGCCGAATGCGGGCCGTCGGCAACCAAACCGACGTGGTCGCGGTGACGTCGGCGCGTGAGGTGGCCGCGGTCCAGGCGGCCGCGCGGATCGGCGTGGTGCAGTACGTGCTGAAGCCGTTCGCCTTCGAGACCTTGCGGGACCGGCTCACCGCGTACGCCCGGCAGCGGCGCGCCGCGGACACGGGTCAGGTGGTCGCGGATCAGGACGAGGTGGACCGTTTGTTGCACCCAGCAACGGTTTCGTCGGTACCGAAAGGGCTGGCCGGATCCGTCCTGGACCGGGTCGTCCAGCTGCTCGGGAACCACGAGGGCTGGACCGCCGAAGAGGTCGCGGCCGAGCTCGGTACGTCCCGGATCACCGCCCGCCGGTACCTGGAACACCTGGCCGACCAGGGTCAGGCGTTGCGCACGCAGCGGTACGACGGTCGCAGTGGGCGGCCGAAGGTGGAGTACTGCTGGGTCGCTGAGAGCTGA
- a CDS encoding sensor histidine kinase — MKRRPWELRRQVLWLQTVTVVVLISMVWITLATRARVRADRDAAAAGVPAPSWEDLLQSELRTMLGIASLMLGVAIAGNALVAWRVRHATRGMGTQTLAWMLDFYEGVLHAAREGLLLMDVDGRVQLVNDEARHLLGLQDVVPDSTIEELHLPAGLAELLRAGRTAYDELHLGAHGVVVVNQQPTRSGRIVTLRDHTQLQRLLGELDAVRSLAESLQAQNHEASNRLHTVVSLIEIGRPERAREFAVSELQFAQAMTDRVVGTVGDPVLASLLLAKLAQAQERGVLLTLELGTESLTTRLPAQDVVTVVGNLLDNAIEAARGGPAPRRVELKATTTPDAIDLAVTNTGAELGATELARMFDRGWSTKAEPGHGLGLVLVRSTVERWQGTLMVDPDSELDEIPALTVRVRLPRAVSASA; from the coding sequence ATGAAGCGACGGCCGTGGGAGCTGCGCCGTCAGGTGCTCTGGCTGCAGACGGTCACCGTGGTCGTCCTGATCAGCATGGTCTGGATCACGCTGGCCACCCGGGCCCGGGTCCGCGCCGATCGGGACGCGGCCGCCGCCGGCGTGCCCGCGCCGAGCTGGGAAGACCTGCTGCAGAGCGAGCTGCGGACGATGCTCGGGATCGCGAGCCTGATGCTCGGCGTCGCGATCGCCGGCAACGCGCTGGTCGCCTGGCGGGTCCGGCACGCCACCCGCGGAATGGGGACGCAGACGCTCGCGTGGATGCTCGATTTCTACGAGGGTGTCCTGCACGCGGCCCGCGAAGGCCTGCTGCTGATGGACGTCGACGGCCGGGTCCAGCTGGTCAACGACGAGGCCCGGCATCTGCTCGGTCTGCAGGACGTCGTCCCCGACAGCACGATCGAGGAGCTCCACCTGCCGGCCGGACTGGCCGAGCTGCTCCGCGCCGGGCGGACGGCGTACGACGAACTGCACCTGGGTGCGCACGGGGTCGTCGTGGTGAACCAGCAACCGACCCGGTCCGGGCGGATCGTCACGCTGCGGGACCACACCCAGTTGCAGCGGTTGCTCGGCGAGCTGGACGCGGTCCGGAGTTTGGCCGAGTCCCTGCAGGCGCAGAATCATGAGGCGTCGAACCGTCTGCACACGGTGGTCAGCCTGATCGAGATCGGCCGGCCGGAGCGGGCGCGGGAGTTCGCGGTGTCCGAGTTGCAGTTCGCGCAGGCGATGACGGATCGGGTGGTCGGCACGGTGGGTGATCCGGTCCTCGCGTCGTTGCTGCTCGCCAAGCTGGCCCAGGCGCAGGAGCGTGGCGTCCTCCTCACGCTCGAGCTCGGCACCGAGTCGCTGACCACCCGGCTGCCCGCGCAGGACGTGGTCACCGTCGTCGGGAACCTGCTGGACAACGCGATCGAGGCGGCTCGCGGCGGTCCCGCTCCCCGGCGCGTCGAGCTGAAGGCGACCACGACGCCGGACGCGATCGACCTCGCGGTGACGAACACCGGCGCCGAGCTGGGTGCCACCGAACTGGCCAGGATGTTCGACCGCGGTTGGTCGACGAAGGCCGAGCCCGGTCACGGTCTCGGGCTGGTCCTGGTCCGCAGCACGGTCGAGCGCTGGCAGGGGACGTTGATGGTGGACCCGGATTCCGAGCTGGACGAGATCCCGGCGCTGACCGTCCGGGTCCGGCTGCCGCGGGCGGTGAGCGCGAGTGCCTGA
- a CDS encoding cation:dicarboxylate symporter family transporter: MSSPSTSRPTPVRNDRTHFLYIAVIVAVALGIGVGFLFPDFATELKPLGTGFVNLIKMMISPVIFCTLVLGIGSVRQAASVGKVGGLALVYFLVMSTVALAIGLIVGNLVQPGSGLNLTDKLRETGQQQASGAHESTTDFLLGIIPKTVVSALTEGEVLQTVFVALLIGFALQAMGSKGQPILTGIGHLQRLVFKVLAMIMWAAPIGAFGAIAAVVGATGWDALVSLGKIMLAFYLTCLIFVVVVLGTLLRVVTGLSIFQLLRYLGREFLLIVSTSSSETALPRLIGKMEHLGVGKQVVGITVPTGYSFNLDGTAIYLTMASLFIAEAMNQPFSIGQQISLLLFMIVASKGAAGVTGAGLATLAGGLQSHRPELVDGVGLIVGIDRFMSEARALTNFAGNAVATVLVGHWVGALDKDQARQVFAGDDPFDEAAFAAGDSHAGDVPAPSERPVDTPAAH; encoded by the coding sequence ATGTCGAGCCCGAGCACGTCCCGCCCCACCCCGGTCCGCAACGACCGGACCCACTTCCTCTACATCGCCGTCATCGTCGCCGTCGCGCTCGGTATCGGCGTCGGCTTCCTGTTCCCGGACTTCGCGACCGAGCTGAAGCCGCTCGGTACCGGGTTCGTCAACCTGATCAAGATGATGATCAGCCCGGTCATCTTCTGCACCCTGGTGCTCGGCATCGGGTCGGTCCGGCAGGCCGCCAGCGTCGGCAAGGTCGGCGGCCTGGCCCTCGTCTACTTCCTGGTGATGTCGACGGTGGCGCTGGCGATCGGCCTGATCGTCGGCAACCTGGTCCAGCCGGGGTCCGGCCTGAACCTCACCGACAAGCTCCGCGAGACCGGCCAGCAGCAGGCGTCCGGCGCGCACGAGAGCACCACCGACTTCCTGCTCGGCATCATCCCGAAGACCGTGGTGTCGGCGCTGACCGAGGGCGAGGTGCTGCAGACCGTCTTCGTCGCGCTGCTGATCGGCTTCGCGCTGCAGGCGATGGGCAGCAAGGGCCAGCCGATCCTGACCGGGATCGGGCACCTGCAGCGGTTGGTGTTCAAGGTGCTGGCGATGATCATGTGGGCGGCCCCGATCGGCGCCTTCGGGGCGATCGCCGCGGTCGTCGGCGCGACCGGCTGGGACGCGCTGGTCAGCCTCGGCAAGATCATGCTCGCCTTCTACCTGACCTGCCTGATCTTCGTGGTGGTCGTGCTCGGCACCCTGCTCCGGGTCGTCACCGGGCTGTCGATCTTCCAGTTGCTGCGGTACCTCGGCCGCGAGTTCCTGCTGATCGTGTCCACCTCGTCGTCGGAGACCGCGCTGCCGCGGCTGATCGGCAAGATGGAACACCTCGGTGTCGGCAAGCAGGTCGTCGGCATCACCGTCCCGACCGGGTACTCGTTCAACCTGGACGGCACCGCGATCTACCTGACGATGGCGTCGCTCTTCATCGCGGAGGCGATGAACCAGCCGTTCTCGATCGGCCAGCAGATCTCCCTGCTGCTGTTCATGATCGTCGCGTCGAAGGGCGCCGCCGGGGTCACCGGTGCCGGCCTGGCCACCCTCGCCGGTGGTCTGCAGTCGCACCGGCCGGAACTCGTCGACGGCGTCGGCCTGATCGTCGGCATCGACCGGTTCATGTCCGAGGCCCGCGCGCTGACCAACTTCGCCGGCAACGCGGTCGCGACCGTGCTGGTCGGTCACTGGGTAGGTGCCCTGGACAAGGATCAGGCCCGGCAGGTGTTCGCCGGTGACGATCCGTTCGACGAAGCCGCCTTCGCCGCGGGCGACTCGCACGCCGGTGACGTCCCGGCTCCGTCCGAGCGGCCGGTGGACACTCCCGCCGCCCACTGA
- a CDS encoding LLM class flavin-dependent oxidoreductase, with product MTRPFRFGIVAAPDGGPDQWRKTVLRAAELGYSAILMPDGLQLLSPFPSLAMAASIADIRVGTFVAAAPLRTPRQAAWEAHSLTVLTDGRFEFGIGTGRPGTDRMAEELGLPYGSGKERRDQIRETLDQLEQLDGDRHTPVMLAAGGPRSLALAAARADIVSIAKSALTPRDEVIGLAAELRALAGARADDIELALNLFAAGEGDLPPWTKRATGADPAELQKTDSLMLLPGTPQQMADELQRRRDSFGASYISVNANYLEDLAPVVELLDGR from the coding sequence ATGACCAGGCCATTCCGCTTCGGTATCGTCGCCGCCCCCGACGGCGGACCCGACCAGTGGCGCAAGACCGTACTGCGGGCCGCCGAGCTCGGGTACTCCGCGATCCTCATGCCCGACGGGCTCCAGTTGCTCTCGCCGTTCCCCTCGCTCGCGATGGCGGCCTCGATCGCGGACATCCGGGTCGGCACCTTCGTCGCGGCAGCCCCGTTGCGGACGCCGCGGCAGGCGGCCTGGGAGGCGCACTCGCTCACCGTACTGACCGACGGGCGGTTCGAGTTCGGGATCGGGACCGGTCGGCCGGGGACGGACCGGATGGCCGAGGAGCTCGGGCTGCCGTACGGGTCGGGCAAGGAGCGGCGAGACCAGATCCGCGAGACGCTCGACCAGCTGGAGCAACTGGACGGTGACCGGCACACCCCGGTGATGCTGGCCGCCGGCGGACCCAGGTCGCTCGCGCTGGCCGCGGCCCGGGCCGACATCGTGTCGATCGCGAAGAGCGCGCTGACCCCGCGGGACGAGGTGATCGGGCTGGCCGCCGAGCTGCGCGCCCTGGCCGGAGCCCGCGCCGACGACATCGAGCTGGCGCTGAACCTGTTCGCCGCGGGCGAGGGCGACCTGCCGCCGTGGACGAAGCGGGCGACCGGGGCCGATCCGGCAGAGCTGCAGAAGACCGATTCGCTGATGTTGCTGCCGGGAACGCCGCAGCAGATGGCCGACGAGTTGCAGCGCCGGCGGGACTCGTTCGGCGCGTCCTACATCAGCGTCAACGCGAACTACCTGGAGGACCTCGCGCCCGTGGTCGAGCTGCTCGACGGCCGCTGA
- a CDS encoding YgfZ/GcvT domain-containing protein — MSIKRSPLLDLPGAVEADGLDAGVAAHYGSDLREQRALVRGEGFVDLSHRDVVTISGPDRLTWLHALTSQYFEGLRAGTSTTALLLSPTGHVEHVLYGVDDGETFWLHTEPGAAGALIDWLRMMVFLSRVEINDVTDEYAIVWRPGPAPADGPLTRSGEDSLGGHEVFLPRAELPGFAETVGHPAGVWAYEALRIEAGAPRLGLDTDDRAIPNEVGWLGVGVHLDKGCYRGQETVARVHNLGRPPRRLVRLHLDGSVDHLPAHGYAVRVGEKQVGFVGSAARHHEYGPIALAVVKRNVDPAAVLEVVAEDQPTVTASQELVVDPEVGLHVRARL; from the coding sequence ATGTCAATCAAGCGCAGCCCCTTGCTGGATCTGCCCGGCGCGGTCGAGGCGGACGGCCTTGACGCTGGTGTCGCGGCGCACTACGGCTCGGATCTGCGGGAGCAACGCGCCCTGGTCCGCGGTGAGGGCTTCGTCGACCTGTCGCACCGGGACGTGGTCACGATCAGCGGTCCCGACCGGCTGACCTGGCTGCACGCGCTCACCTCGCAGTACTTCGAGGGCCTGCGGGCAGGGACGTCGACCACGGCGCTCCTGCTGTCGCCGACGGGCCACGTCGAGCACGTGCTGTACGGCGTGGACGACGGCGAGACGTTCTGGCTGCACACCGAGCCTGGCGCGGCCGGGGCGCTGATCGACTGGCTGCGGATGATGGTGTTCCTGTCCCGCGTGGAGATCAACGACGTCACCGACGAGTACGCGATCGTCTGGCGGCCGGGACCGGCACCGGCGGACGGACCGTTGACCCGCAGCGGTGAGGACTCGCTGGGCGGGCACGAGGTGTTCCTGCCGCGGGCCGAGCTGCCCGGGTTCGCGGAGACGGTGGGGCATCCGGCCGGGGTTTGGGCGTACGAGGCGCTCCGGATCGAGGCGGGCGCCCCGCGGCTGGGCCTCGACACCGACGACCGCGCGATCCCGAACGAGGTGGGCTGGCTCGGCGTCGGCGTCCACTTGGACAAGGGCTGCTACCGGGGTCAGGAGACCGTGGCCCGCGTCCACAACCTGGGTCGTCCGCCGCGGCGGCTGGTCCGGTTGCACCTGGACGGGTCCGTCGACCACCTGCCGGCCCACGGGTACGCCGTCCGGGTCGGTGAGAAGCAGGTCGGCTTCGTCGGATCGGCGGCGCGCCACCACGAGTACGGGCCGATCGCGCTCGCCGTGGTCAAGCGCAACGTGGACCCGGCCGCCGTGCTCGAGGTGGTGGCCGAGGACCAGCCGACGGTGACCGCGAGTCAGGAACTCGTCGTCGACCCCGAGGTCGGGTTGCACGTCCGCGCCCGGTTGTGA
- a CDS encoding asparaginase, protein MTEPVLLADVVRSGFAESHHRGHVVVTAPDGSVEWSAGVVDQPMFPRSSNKPMQALGMLRSGLDLDGELLALAGASHSGEQFHLDGVRRILAGAGLDESALRTPEQYPVDEQARDEWVRAGHRPERITMNCSGKHAAMIATCVANGWPIHDPAGETNPDGVWGDDDYRAPNHPLQKAIRTAVEDSAGEKVSYVAVDGCGAPILAISLAGLARSFGLFAAAPEGTLERRVADAFRAYPEYASGSRRDETELIRAVPGLICKVGAESVHAVGLPDGRGIAVKIEDGGARARAVVVAAVLRKLGYEHEVIEKHLRLPLLGGGVQVGAVEPHAATFARQHRLLNAHRAW, encoded by the coding sequence GTGACCGAACCTGTGCTCCTGGCCGACGTCGTCCGCAGCGGTTTCGCGGAGAGCCACCATCGCGGCCACGTCGTGGTGACCGCTCCCGACGGGTCCGTCGAGTGGTCGGCGGGCGTCGTGGACCAGCCGATGTTCCCGCGCTCGTCGAACAAGCCGATGCAGGCCCTCGGCATGCTGCGCTCCGGCCTCGACCTGGACGGAGAACTGCTCGCGCTCGCGGGTGCCTCGCACTCCGGTGAGCAGTTCCACCTGGACGGGGTCCGGCGGATCCTGGCCGGCGCCGGGCTGGACGAGTCCGCGCTGCGTACGCCGGAGCAGTACCCGGTCGACGAGCAGGCACGGGACGAGTGGGTCCGCGCGGGCCACCGGCCGGAGCGGATCACGATGAACTGCTCGGGCAAACACGCCGCGATGATCGCCACCTGCGTCGCCAACGGCTGGCCGATCCACGATCCCGCGGGCGAGACCAACCCCGACGGCGTCTGGGGCGACGACGACTACCGCGCCCCGAATCACCCGCTGCAGAAGGCGATCCGGACCGCGGTCGAGGACTCCGCCGGCGAGAAGGTGTCGTACGTCGCCGTGGACGGATGTGGCGCGCCGATTCTCGCGATCAGCCTCGCCGGGCTGGCCCGATCGTTTGGGCTGTTCGCGGCCGCGCCCGAGGGCACGCTCGAGCGCCGGGTCGCGGACGCGTTCCGCGCGTACCCGGAGTACGCCAGCGGGAGCCGGCGCGACGAGACCGAGCTGATCCGCGCGGTACCGGGGCTCATCTGCAAGGTGGGCGCGGAGAGCGTGCACGCCGTCGGTCTGCCGGACGGTCGTGGGATCGCGGTGAAGATCGAGGACGGCGGCGCCCGAGCACGGGCCGTAGTCGTCGCCGCGGTGCTGCGGAAGCTCGGGTACGAGCACGAGGTGATCGAGAAGCACCTGCGTCTGCCGCTGCTCGGCGGCGGCGTCCAGGTCGGCGCGGTCGAGCCGCACGCCGCCACGTTCGCCCGGCAACACCGCTTGTTGAACGCTCACCGAGCGTGGTGA
- a CDS encoding helix-turn-helix domain-containing protein, which translates to MARLSDRAADAMGSVGEYLAEQRRHAQLSLRQLSDLAGVSNPYLSQIERGLRKPSADVLQQLAKALRISAETLYVRAGILDPDESEDGTRRTGVADAILLDPALNERQKRVLLDVYASFVRENEVDEAPDEKPVATPDESAAASKPAARKTAASTSAVRKTAAAKRAARPQTPASSTRASKRTPQ; encoded by the coding sequence ATGGCCAGGTTGAGTGATCGTGCGGCGGACGCGATGGGTTCGGTGGGGGAGTACCTCGCCGAGCAGCGGCGGCACGCGCAGTTGTCGCTCCGGCAGCTGTCCGACCTGGCCGGCGTGTCCAACCCGTACCTCAGCCAGATCGAGCGCGGCCTGCGGAAACCGTCGGCCGACGTGCTGCAGCAGCTCGCGAAGGCGCTGCGGATCTCCGCGGAGACCCTGTACGTCCGGGCCGGCATCCTCGATCCGGACGAGAGCGAGGACGGGACCCGGCGGACCGGCGTCGCCGACGCGATCCTGCTCGACCCGGCGCTGAACGAACGGCAGAAGCGCGTCCTGCTGGACGTCTACGCATCCTTCGTCCGCGAGAACGAGGTGGACGAGGCCCCGGACGAGAAGCCGGTGGCGACGCCGGACGAGAGCGCGGCCGCGAGCAAGCCGGCCGCCCGGAAGACCGCGGCGAGTACGTCCGCGGTCCGCAAGACGGCGGCGGCCAAACGTGCCGCGCGTCCCCAGACCCCTGCAAGCAGTACCCGCGCGAGCAAGCGCACACCCCAGTAG
- a CDS encoding DUF2516 family protein, translated as MLPLATFPTLFPGFGNPFDVIWWVLLGLKLVALLDAAIRPRAVFLAADKLTKPGWVLILATFSLSHIFQSWLSLVGLFGIVAAGVYLVDARPALRAAAGRGRGGWGIRRRRGPRPL; from the coding sequence ATGCTCCCACTCGCCACGTTCCCGACCCTGTTCCCCGGGTTCGGCAATCCGTTCGACGTCATCTGGTGGGTGCTGCTCGGCCTGAAGCTGGTCGCCCTGCTCGACGCGGCGATCCGGCCCCGCGCGGTCTTCCTCGCCGCCGACAAGCTGACCAAGCCCGGCTGGGTGCTGATCCTCGCGACCTTCTCGCTGTCCCACATCTTCCAGAGCTGGCTGAGCCTGGTCGGCCTCTTCGGCATCGTCGCGGCCGGCGTCTACCTGGTCGACGCGAGGCCCGCCCTCCGAGCAGCCGCCGGCCGTGGCCGGGGAGGCTGGGGCATCCGCCGCCGCCGCGGCCCCCGCCCGCTGTAA
- a CDS encoding L,D-transpeptidase family protein, with translation MRARNWVRRLAAGRHVLAATVVTAAIAGIAASGMSGAETPASAAPIASTDLKTVPFEVSGELPIYPKALWRNGSSGADVRKVEARLIQLKLLDKRWLDDSFGTMTRTAVKKFQTSKGIPDLGYVDQNTWDQLKSATREPTQTELFPPAPVVNGKRLDARCATGVALCIDKTTRKLRYVVDGAVKLQFDVRFGAKKTATREGAFSVGWKSRNHVSKLYDSAMPYAMFFSGGQAVHYSSDFAARGYAGASHGCVNVRDLAKIKWLFDQVKVGDKVIVYRS, from the coding sequence ATGCGCGCGCGAAACTGGGTCCGCAGGCTGGCGGCCGGCCGGCACGTTCTGGCGGCGACCGTCGTCACGGCGGCGATCGCGGGGATCGCGGCGTCCGGGATGAGCGGTGCGGAGACCCCGGCGAGCGCGGCGCCGATCGCGTCGACCGACCTGAAGACGGTCCCGTTCGAGGTCAGCGGCGAACTGCCGATCTACCCGAAGGCGCTGTGGCGCAACGGGTCCAGCGGCGCCGACGTCCGCAAGGTCGAGGCTCGGCTGATCCAGCTGAAGCTCCTGGACAAGCGCTGGCTGGACGACTCGTTCGGGACGATGACCCGGACGGCGGTGAAGAAGTTCCAGACCTCCAAGGGCATCCCGGACCTCGGGTACGTCGACCAGAACACCTGGGACCAGCTGAAGTCGGCCACCCGCGAACCCACCCAGACCGAGCTCTTCCCGCCGGCCCCGGTGGTCAACGGCAAGCGCCTCGACGCACGCTGCGCCACCGGCGTCGCTCTCTGCATCGACAAGACGACCCGCAAGCTGCGGTACGTGGTGGACGGCGCGGTGAAGCTGCAGTTCGACGTCCGCTTCGGCGCCAAGAAGACAGCCACCCGCGAAGGCGCCTTCTCGGTCGGCTGGAAGAGCCGCAACCACGTCTCCAAGCTGTACGACAGCGCGATGCCGTACGCGATGTTCTTCAGCGGCGGCCAAGCGGTCCACTACAGCTCCGACTTCGCCGCCCGAGGCTACGCGGGCGCGTCCCACGGTTGCGTCAACGTCCGCGACCTCGCCAAGATCAAATGGCTCTTCGACCAGGTCAAGGTCGGCGACAAGGTCATCGTCTACCGCTCGTAG
- a CDS encoding O-acetyl-ADP-ribose deacetylase has product MEIVLSTDDITTVPADAIVNAAHHALRGGGGVDGAIHRAGGPAILAECVERYPDGVPTGQAGWTTAGNLPARYVIHVVGPNHRAGQQDPELLISCYRNALRIADELGATRLTLPAVSAGIYGWPAQEAADLAVQTLRTTETAVERAQFCLVEPRLFKAFENATAAGD; this is encoded by the coding sequence ATGGAGATCGTGCTCAGCACCGACGACATCACCACGGTGCCCGCGGACGCGATCGTCAACGCCGCGCACCACGCTCTGCGTGGCGGCGGCGGCGTGGACGGGGCGATCCACCGGGCCGGTGGACCGGCGATCCTGGCCGAGTGCGTGGAGCGGTATCCGGACGGCGTACCGACGGGCCAGGCCGGGTGGACGACCGCGGGCAACCTCCCCGCCCGGTACGTGATCCACGTGGTCGGGCCGAACCACCGAGCCGGCCAGCAGGATCCCGAATTGCTCATCTCCTGCTACCGCAACGCGCTCCGCATCGCCGACGAGCTCGGTGCCACCCGGCTCACCCTGCCCGCCGTCTCGGCCGGGATCTACGGCTGGCCCGCGCAGGAGGCGGCCGACCTGGCCGTCCAGACGTTGCGTACGACGGAGACCGCGGTAGAGCGGGCCCAGTTCTGTCTGGTCGAGCCGCGGCTGTTCAAGGCGTTCGAGAACGCGACAGCGGCCGGGGACTGA
- a CDS encoding L,D-transpeptidase has translation MGILRKLGATATATALLGVGLVAASTSAGAAAPVVQAVPAVAAAPKVAPKATAPQPKATTPAKKPAAKSGLVPGKLRLDRRCMTGRIICVNKKTRKVAFLYNGKLLATGDARFGAPRTPTRNGMFKIQRKSKNHVSSIYKSPMPYAMFFSGGQAIHYSADFRARGYNGASHGCVNMRDKNKIAWIFARAKVGDKVLVYNA, from the coding sequence ATGGGGATTCTGCGTAAGCTCGGCGCCACCGCGACCGCGACCGCGTTGCTGGGGGTCGGCCTTGTGGCCGCCAGCACTTCGGCCGGTGCCGCGGCTCCGGTCGTCCAGGCCGTACCGGCCGTGGCGGCAGCGCCGAAGGTTGCGCCCAAGGCGACGGCGCCGCAGCCGAAGGCGACGACGCCGGCGAAGAAGCCGGCCGCGAAGAGCGGGCTGGTACCGGGCAAGCTGCGGCTCGATCGCCGCTGCATGACCGGCCGGATCATCTGCGTGAACAAGAAGACCCGCAAGGTCGCGTTCCTGTACAACGGCAAGCTGCTCGCCACCGGTGACGCCCGGTTCGGCGCGCCGCGGACGCCGACCCGGAACGGCATGTTCAAGATCCAGCGCAAGTCGAAGAACCACGTGTCGTCGATCTACAAGTCGCCGATGCCGTACGCGATGTTCTTCAGCGGTGGGCAGGCGATCCACTACTCGGCCGACTTCCGGGCCCGCGGCTACAACGGCGCGTCGCACGGTTGCGTCAACATGCGCGACAAGAACAAGATCGCGTGGATCTTCGCCCGCGCGAAGGTGGGCGACAAGGTGCTCGTCTACAACGCCTGA